One Glycine max cultivar Williams 82 chromosome 1, Glycine_max_v4.0, whole genome shotgun sequence genomic window, tgcgtacaacatccctcccccataccttcgcatagcgaagagcctctgggcaatggggtacgctagtttattaaaaaattatatttaaataaatttattatactgtagcagaaaatattattttatgataatacataattttataacactttgttactattttttatttttaactattcatgtaatataataatatgatattgGTCAATTTACTATTATGATAGtccaatatttatataaataataatacaagGCAGAAGCATGAAATAGATTaaataagagtaaaaaaaatgcaatgaaaATATAACAGAATTTGGCAGGAATACTATTCATGCAGTAACCAGTTTGTATATATAGATTTTGATAACTAAGCTCTAGATTGAGGAAGGTTATTGACAATATAACTAGTCTACTAATTGAATTTGGTTTCcaagaaataaattaacttCGCAAGTAAATATTAGGAACTAGAGATGAATGGAAACAAAGTGTAAAACATCTTCCAGAAGCTGTATAGTTACCAAAACAGTGGCACCAATGGAAGAAGCTCTTGCTTCAATGATTTCATGTTGAATACTATTTCAGTGTAAAGGACATCATTGGTGAAGAGATCATGCTGCAAAACTTTTACTCCATTGATATCCCCAACCTACATTTAGCAAGTAAATCCTTGTGAATTTCTACAGATCATAAGACAAACAGGTCTACCTCACTCGAGGGGAAGTAGTGATAACCTCAGTGGGAACACGAATAGGTTCTTTAGGAATATCTTGTAGAGAAAGGCTAGGAACAGTTTTCAAAGCTTCAGGTGGGTCAGGAGTCTCCTGCTTAAGCCGAAGCTCATGAGTAGCACGGGCCAACTCTGCTAGATCTTCTGTTGTCATACTAGCTTTAACTTTCTGCAATATCTGTTTCTCTGCGACTTCATCACGAGCAGCTTTTTCAGGATCAGGCTGAAAAGAATGATTGTCATCAATAACAACCAACATATATTGaatgcaaaatggttttcactCTTACACAGGTTTTCAAGCTTAAGATAAGTAATAAAGAACCTGCATTTCCACGGTAACTTGATGAGGGTTGTTCAAGATGAATTTCTCTATTAGAGGAGAAAACACAGATTTAGAGCCCTCCTTTGCTATTCTAGATTTTAGGTCTTGAAGAGGCTTCTCATACTTCAGTGGCTCAAAGGGATTCATATCATAAATCCATTTACCCTACAAATacaaatcaaaacaattataaatCTCAATCAGAGAAGGATGCCCATTTTCGACGCCATAAAATTTTTAGCATATCTTACAATGGACTGGAGCATGAGAGACAACCCACGAGGAAATGACCCAGTGTTGTTCTCTCTCAGAGAAAATTCAATTGTATTCATAGAAGCCTCAATGGCATCTGTATCAAAACCTTCCTCTGCCAACTTTTTAAGTGTACTTGTGACCAGCTCTtctaccttatgaatatcatctTCAGAAACACCCTTCATTCCAATGCTAAATTGAGGCTGGAGTAGTTCATCTTCAACCCCACCACCAACAATGGCATCGCCCAGTCTACTTTCTAGCAATATTTTCCTCAGTGGTGAAGCAGGGGTGCCCAACAGAAGGTGATTCAAAAATCCTAGTGTTAGCTCAGTTTCCAGGTCTAAGGGCTTATCAGAGAGCAACCAGTTAAGACAGACCATGTGCTTCTTCTTCAAATCACCCCCTTCACCAGCAGGATATGTCTCAACAATCCGGACTGGCTTTGAAAATAGTGTCTGTGGTTCAACCCTTGATTCATGAGAGGCCAAACTAGAATCAAACAAGTCTAAATATTCTGGACAACAGAGGAGAGGAAGAAGTAAGTGGTTAATTGCTACAAATCCGAACCCTTAATAACTAGTCTGAGATATATAGACCATAAACAGAAAAACATGCAATCATGTCATTAATATTCTTTTAGTTAGCAGCAAAAATAACAGTGTATAAAACAAGTGATAAAAATACGGAAATATAAGAGGTAAAACTTATTAGTCCAAAGAAAGATAAATCCAGAAATATTAGGGACACTCTTAGACAATTAGGAATGGGATCTTCAAAGGGGAACTCAATACAACCTCATGTAAAATGGGGTAAGTACCAGTGTGAGAAATGCAGGAGGCAAGACTAAGGACATTCCTATTGGgattgtcaaatttatccacGGAATTCTTTGTTATTCATATTTGAGAAAGACTGCAAGAGGGAGCAACTACCCTTGGCATGACTACAAAGTATAAAGACCCTTCTTGCTGTTGCTTTAAAATTATGGATAAAGGGAAATGTAACAGGTTGCTGAATGCTCACTTGCTTGGCATTACACAGAAGGGCCTTTTGTGAGCACTGAAAGAGTTCCCTCAAGGTcatccaaaaatatatttgcatTGTCATAGCAAGAAGAAAATGTGTTTGGAGTTTGGACCAATAGTCAGGCTACATGCGTTAGTCATTCATTCTAATCAGGAGTCAGTACTTGGATCTACATTCTACAAGATCATCACAACAAGGCCACTCTTCTCAGTTGTCAGCCTTTATATTTAAGGAGCAAGTTAAACTCAATCTTATTACCACTTAGGATGCGGAGGCGCTCATTTGGATCATCATCTCCATAAAACCATATGCGGGAATTGCTAGGATGGTAATACTTGCGGTGAAATTCCTGTCAATTAAGTTTAAAATGAAAACTATCTTAAATTAAGAAAACCAAATATTTGCAAAAGCTAATACTGAGATCAGCAGTAAACTATATGGAAATAAACAGGTCACCAAGGTACAAATGCAAATGACAATGTATAATTTTTCCCATCATGCTGCATAAATCAAACAATGATGGTGACCACAAACAActaaaacccaaaaaaaaatcttgtgaaAATTAGTGATATCTCAACAtacaacaataattatttaacagGATTCTCAAGACAAACCTTAAATTCCTCAAAAGTCAACTTGGGAATAACTCGAGGATCACCTCCACTGTCAACACCATAGGTGGTGTCTGGGAAAAGAGCCTGTATAAATAATGAAAGCAACAAactaaagttataaaaaaaatgtcataacaaaaaaattccTCATAGCTAGTACttgtaatataaaattgaaactgAAAAGTTCAATGAATTTAGGAAATGTGATATGCTTTCAGGTTCTAGAGACAGGAGCTTACAAATTGCAATAATGAATATCAACATAAGTTAAAACTCAATGCTGACAGCAAAGAGTAAATTCATCCAAGACTATATCATCAGACACTTTTATAAGGACCAGCTGTAAGAGATCATGAAATGAAGAGAAAGCTGAAAGTATCACCCACCATCCACGAACTTTAAGGACCACATTAAAAGTGTTCAAATGTTTCTACATGCAAGAAATGCAATCCAAAAAAGTATAGCGAAAGGCAAAATACATGAAGATAAGGAAAGGGCAAGCCATTAAAAAACTAGCCTGTTGAGCAGCTCGCCCAAGTATATTATCCGGTTGAGAGTAGACACCCTTCATCTCATTGAACACGACACCTGGAACAACAAATAAGACATCATtagaaaatattgaaatgcaTAAGAGTTGGAGTTCAAAAATATGGAGGCGAAGAAGGATAAAGAGATATGAATAATGTTTCATGAAACCTTTATAAGTGATGTCTTCGGAAGGATCGTTGAGCTCAAAGTGCCAGCCTTCCTGTTGAAAAATCTGAAAGTCCTCGACACATCTGGGAAAGAAAACCGCATCCAGGTAGACATCAACCAAATTATAGAAATCCTGTTTAGGAAGACGGAAGATGTGAACATTCTAGTTGTAGTGTCAAGCCAAGCATTAGGATTAGGATTAGAATAGATTGAAGAATGACCTTGGCATTTGTGGAAGCAACTGGGTAACATGTCCTATCGGGATAGGTGAACGCATTAAGGAAAGTGTGCAAGCTTCCTTTCAACAATTCAACAAAAGGCTCTTTGAGAGGGTATTTTCGTGAGCCGCATAATACGCTATGCTCCAGAATGTGAGGGATACCAGTGGAGTCTTTCCTGTAGAATAGAATAGAAGcatgttagtttgttatataaataaagaagaaagaataatGGTATAGTATAGTGTGAAAGGAAGTGGAGTTACGGAGGAGTGCGGAAAACAATTCCAAAGACTTTATTGTCGTCGTCGTTGGAAACAGACATGACTTGAGCCCCGGTCTTGATGTGCCTGAAAAGAACAGCTTTTGATTTGCATTCTGGAATGAATTCCTCGGAAACTTTCTCAAACCCCAATTTAAGGGCAACTTCATCATTAACCTCAGCAAAACCTGCATCGAATCCAAATGgaaaagatagattgaaagtCTTCCAAATGATGAAATGGATAATACGACTTTAAAGAGATAGATAGATACCTGAAGAAGGAGAAGGGGAGAGAACAGCTCTCGGGGCGAGAGAAGAGAAGTGTTTCCTGTTGATGGTGGTACGGAAGTAAAGGGGAAGCAAtctggaggaggaggaggagcggCGGCGGGGCAGACAGAGAGGCCTTATGGTTGGAAGGGAGAGAGAGGGAATAATACTAATAGAGGAAGAGGGACGACACAAGTGTGAGTGAGAGTGTAAATATCTTCTGCACAACACAGAAGAGCACGGCAGACAACGAACCAGTGCCGCCCTTTCCATCACTGCTTCTCTTCTCAGTGCAGAGTGCAGAGTGCAGATTGATAAATGATAATGGATGGACAATCCACTTACGTATCAAATCCCCAGCCTTTCTTTTAATTCCGTGTCGTCTAATTTCACCTACAATATTTTTCAACATAATATACACCCACAATAATTAAAGGTTGAAttactttttttctaatttcaatttcttcCTTTAGTTTTTTCTAGTATTCAATCTAatcctctcattttttttaattgatccaATTGTTCATGCCATCTAGATTGGAGAGACAATGGGAATGGAAATAGGCCCGACGGCATGTTAAGGTCCTAAGGTCTAATCCGTCAAAGGTCTAATTTTTGTTggcttatttattaaaaagtatttttaattaaaaagtttggattttaagttaaaaaaaattattaaatctaATATGTTgatctatttatatatatatatatatataatattataatatatatagaagGCATATCAGGTGATCAGAGTGTTTTGTTACGAGAGGTGAGAGGATTAAATTACTAACATGATATGGATTCACCCGTAAGATAAGATACTCACCGacttataatttcaaattcctAGTGTGGTGTTTTTATTCTAGATGgggtttcaaaatttaatttgctcatacaaaagataagaaaaatgagTTGAAAGAGTCAgattttcattttctgcaaCTTATTAACTTGACCAATTTAGAAAGAATTAATCATAGAAATACATGAAAGTTCATGAGTTTTCATTCTGTACACTCTAACATTAGGAGAGACAAGGAATTTTAAATCACATGCAAAATCTATGAGCAGACAAGTTAAATATCTTCTCTATGGCACTACTTTACTATTATTCAAAAATGGTGGAACAACAAATATGTGGTGCAAAATTTCTAACTCATCCCCTCCTCGTTGCTGTAGAAATATTTAGTAACCTTTCTGGGTTTAAGATGCAATCTTTTTGTGAGATCCTTTTATCGATTATGTTTTTTAGCAATTATAGTTAATATTAAGTAACCGTAAAATCTTTTTATAAGTAATATCAAAGTATCTGAATTCAAGTGTATTGTTATAGTATCTGAATTTGTTATATTTAGAGATGAGTAGCACCTTATCCCATCAAGGACTTGCCTCACCCATTGCACAACAACAATGAAAGagacaacaatggaagagatgAGATGCAAAGCCCTGTAACCCACGTGACTTCTGAGTACAACTCGACAAGCCCTAGGTCACCTACACCTTTGGTAATTAATTACCTCTGCCAAACCATCAATGAGCTGTCATTTTGTTATCAACATCATATTACttttttgtatgattttatttacattatgAACCAAAGTGTGATGAAGAATTAAAGGCTAAGGTTGGACAACTGTTTGATAAGTAAGAGCAAGGGgaacaattttacaaaaaaaaaatatgcacataATGTTGGATTTAATGTGCGCTCAAAAACTAACAATAAAAAAGGTTTGAAGTGAAGTATTGTGTTTGCTCGAACGAAGGTTACAAACCCAATAAGACAAAAGTGATAGAGCAAAGTGGATCAACTATTAAGTCTAGAGGAAGGAGTCTTGCAAGAAAAGGATGCAATGCAAAGGTTGTCTTCAAACCGGTAGAATAAGCTAAATATGAGCTTATTCGATGATTTTTGTACCATTTACTTGCATAAATCACCCATAGGCAGTGTGTTACTTTTAGCAGATGAAAAACTTGATTCATTTATATGGCTGACGGGAGGACATGAGCCAACTACTCTTCTGCTCATAGATTTTTGCATGTGATTTAAAATTCCTTCTCTCTCCTAATGCTGCGTGTTCGGGATGAAAACTCATGAGAACTTTCTGTATCCTAATTGGCCAAGTTAGTAAGTTGCAAAAGATGAGAATCCGACCCtttcaaatcatattttttatctttagtatgagcaaattaaattttgaaacccCAGCAAAAATAAAACACCACACTAAAAGTTTGAAATTACAGGTGGGTGGGTATCTTACGTATGTCATGCTGCACGTCGGGGAGTCCGCCAAAACGGCTGCGGTACACGATTTCATCCAGTAGGTTTCTAATGAGTCGAAGTCGGTGTTGAAGGGGACATACTTCGCCGTGGAGTCGTTCTCCGCCGCGTGGTGGCGGCGGGCCTCATCCTTGATGTTCAGTATGCAAAAAACATGGAATGGTTGTTGGTGGTGACGTGTGAGGAGGTGCACGTGTagttttaattaacaattaaatttagatcttctattttgatctaAGGGTTACTATTTAATCCTGTCACCTCTCATAATAAAACATTCCTctcactttatatatatatatatatatatatatatatatatatacactcaaTTCTGAACTATTAATACAAAAATTGAAAGAGGGTGAAAGAGAAAGAGGAAAACAGAGGCAGGGGAAGGAAAATAGAAGTGAAAGATGTGAAATAGgacggaaaaagaaaaacagagcaaaaaaaaaaaatcctgcaGGAGTGGAAGGGGGTCATCGAATACGGAGGATCCCGGAAGAAAAAAAGCTTGGAGAGGCTGTCATGCACAATAAGGAGAATGAAGGGTCGAGGGGTTTTTTGTTCTTTGATGTTGATACTTGATACAATCTTAAAACTCCCAAAACACCCCCACTAATTACCCTCAGTAAGGTTATTTTTGGGGTTTTAAACAATTTCAGACGGATCTCCCGGTAAATTTTGAAACAATCCCACGTTCCCCCGTTCAAG contains:
- the LOC100778773 gene encoding presequence protease 2, chloroplastic/mitochondrial yields the protein MERAALVRCLPCSSVLCRRYLHSHSHLCRPSSSISIIPSLSLPTIRPLCLPRRRSSSSSRLLPLYFRTTINRKHFSSLAPRAVLSPSPSSGFAEVNDEVALKLGFEKVSEEFIPECKSKAVLFRHIKTGAQVMSVSNDDDNKVFGIVFRTPPKDSTGIPHILEHSVLCGSRKYPLKEPFVELLKGSLHTFLNAFTYPDRTCYPVASTNAKDFYNLVDVYLDAVFFPRCVEDFQIFQQEGWHFELNDPSEDITYKGVVFNEMKGVYSQPDNILGRAAQQALFPDTTYGVDSGGDPRVIPKLTFEEFKEFHRKYYHPSNSRIWFYGDDDPNERLRILSEYLDLFDSSLASHESRVEPQTLFSKPVRIVETYPAGEGGDLKKKHMVCLNWLLSDKPLDLETELTLGFLNHLLLGTPASPLRKILLESRLGDAIVGGGVEDELLQPQFSIGMKGVSEDDIHKVEELVTSTLKKLAEEGFDTDAIEASMNTIEFSLRENNTGSFPRGLSLMLQSIGKWIYDMNPFEPLKYEKPLQDLKSRIAKEGSKSVFSPLIEKFILNNPHQVTVEMQPDPEKAARDEVAEKQILQKVKASMTTEDLAELARATHELRLKQETPDPPEALKTVPSLSLQDIPKEPIRVPTEVGDINGVKVLQHDLFTNDVLYTEIVFNMKSLKQELLPLVPLFCQSLLEMGTKDLTFVQLNQLIGRKTGGISVYPFTSSVRGKEDPCSHMVIRGKAMAGHIEDLYDLVNSVLQDVQFTDQQRFKQFVSQSRARMENRLRGSGHGIAAARMDAKLNAAGWMSEKMGGLSYLEFLRTLEERVDQDWADISSSLEEIRKSIFSKQGCLINVTADRKNLAKTEKVLSKFVDLLPTSSPIATTTWNVRLPLTNEAIVIPTQVNYIGKAANIYDTGYRLNGSAYVISKYISNTWLWDRVRVSGGAYGGFCDFDTHSGVFSFLSYRDPNLLKTLDVYDGTGDFLRELQIDDDTLTKAIIGTIGDVDAYQLPDAKGYSSMLRYLLGITEEERQRRREEILSTSLKDFKIFMDAMEAVKDKGVVVAVASPEDVDTANKDRPDFFQVKKAL